The Apodemus sylvaticus chromosome 5, mApoSyl1.1, whole genome shotgun sequence genome has a segment encoding these proteins:
- the Ptgis gene encoding prostacyclin synthase isoform X1 gives MSWAALLGLLAVLLLLLLLLSRRRARRPGEPPLDLGSIPWLGHALEFGRDAASFLTRMKEEHGDIFTVLVGGRYVTVLLDPHSYDAVVWELRTRLDFHPYAIFLMERIFDLQLPNFNPSEEKARMKPTLMHRDLQVLTEAMYTNLRTVLLGDSTEAGSDWRETGLLEFSYKALLSAGYLTLYGVEASPRTHESQAQDRAHSADVFHTFRQLDLLLPKLARGSLSVGDKDHACSVKNRLWKLLSPARLASRADRSSWLESYLRHLEEMEVSEEMQARALVLQLWATQGNMGPAAFWLLLFLLKNPEALTAVHAELKRTVWQAEQPVSQMSMLPQKVLDSMPVLDSALNEALRLTAAPFITREVMADLALPMADGREFSLRRGDRLLLFPFLSPQKDPEIYTEPEVFKYNRFLNPDGSEKKDFYKDGKRLKNYNMPWGAGHNQCLGKSYAINSIKQFVILLLTHFDLELGSGDTEVPEFDLSRYGFGLMQPEEDVPIRYRTRL, from the exons GCGACCGGGCGAGCCTCCGCTGGACCTGGGCAGCATCCCCTGGCTGGGCCATGCCTTGGAGTTTGGGAGAGATGCCGCCAGCTTCCTTACCAGGATGAAGGAGGAGCACGGTGACATATTTACC GTGCTGGTGGGGGGCAGGTACGTCACTGTCCTCCTGGACCCACACTCTTACGACGCGGTGGTGTGGGAGCTGCGTACACGGCTGGACTTCCACCCCTACGCCATCTTCCTCATGGAGAGGATTTTTGATCTGCAGCTTCCAAATTTCAACCCCAGCGAGGAGAAGGCCAGGATGAAGCC GACACTCATGCACAGAGACCTGCAAGTGCTCACGGAAGCCATGTACACCAACCTCCGCACCGTCCTTCTGGGTGACTCCACAGAAGCAGGCAGTGACTGGCGGGAGACAGGTCTCCTTGAGTTCTCCTACAAGGCTCTACTCAG CGCCGGCTACCTGACCCTGTACGGAGTGGAGGCCTCACCACGCACCCATGAGAGCCAGGCCCAAGACCGCGCCCACTCAGCTGATGTTTTCCACACCTTCCGCCAGCTGGATCTGCTGCTCCCCAAACTGGCTCGAGGCTCCTTGTCCGTGG GGGATAAAGACCATGCGTGCAGTGTGAAAAACCGCCTGTGGAAGCTGCTGTCCCCAGCCAGACTGGCCTCCAGGGCTGACCGGAGCAGCTGGCTGGAGAGTTATCTGCGACATCTCGAGGAGATGGAGGTGTCAGAGGAGATGCAGGCCCGGGCACTGGTGTTGCAGCTCTGGGCCACACAG GGGAATATGGGACCTGCggccttctggctccttctcttcctcctcaagAATCCGGAAGCACTCACTGCTGTCCACGCGGAGCTGAAACGCACAGTCTGGCAAGCAGAGCAGCCTGTTTCTCAGATGTCCATGCTCCCACAGAAGGTTCTAGACAGCATGCCTGTGCTAG ACAGCGCGCTAAACGAGGCGCTCCGGCTCACAGCCGCGCCCTTCATCACCCGTGAGGTCATGGCGGACCTGGCCTTGCCTATGGCAGACGGGAGGGAATTCTCCCTTCGACGCGGTGACcgccttctcctctttcccttcctgagTCCCCAGAAGGACCCGGAAATCTACACAGAGCCCGAG gtGTTTAAATACAACCGATTCTTGAACCCAGATGGATCAGAGAAGAAAGATTTTTACAAAGATGGGAAACGGCTGAAGAATTACAATATGCCATGGGGCGCAGGGCACAACCAGTGCCTGGGGAAGAGTTATGCCATCAACAGCATCAAACA ATTTGTAATCCTGCTGCTGACTCATTTCGACCTGGAGCTGGGCAGCGGGGACACAGAGGTTCCTGAGTTTGACCTCAGCAGATATGGCTTTGGCCTGATGCAGCCAGAGGAAGACGTGCCCATCCGGTACCGAACCAGGCTGTGA
- the Ptgis gene encoding prostacyclin synthase isoform X2 — MKEEHGDIFTVLVGGRYVTVLLDPHSYDAVVWELRTRLDFHPYAIFLMERIFDLQLPNFNPSEEKARMKPTLMHRDLQVLTEAMYTNLRTVLLGDSTEAGSDWRETGLLEFSYKALLSAGYLTLYGVEASPRTHESQAQDRAHSADVFHTFRQLDLLLPKLARGSLSVGDKDHACSVKNRLWKLLSPARLASRADRSSWLESYLRHLEEMEVSEEMQARALVLQLWATQGNMGPAAFWLLLFLLKNPEALTAVHAELKRTVWQAEQPVSQMSMLPQKVLDSMPVLDSALNEALRLTAAPFITREVMADLALPMADGREFSLRRGDRLLLFPFLSPQKDPEIYTEPEVFKYNRFLNPDGSEKKDFYKDGKRLKNYNMPWGAGHNQCLGKSYAINSIKQFVILLLTHFDLELGSGDTEVPEFDLSRYGFGLMQPEEDVPIRYRTRL, encoded by the exons ATGAAGGAGGAGCACGGTGACATATTTACC GTGCTGGTGGGGGGCAGGTACGTCACTGTCCTCCTGGACCCACACTCTTACGACGCGGTGGTGTGGGAGCTGCGTACACGGCTGGACTTCCACCCCTACGCCATCTTCCTCATGGAGAGGATTTTTGATCTGCAGCTTCCAAATTTCAACCCCAGCGAGGAGAAGGCCAGGATGAAGCC GACACTCATGCACAGAGACCTGCAAGTGCTCACGGAAGCCATGTACACCAACCTCCGCACCGTCCTTCTGGGTGACTCCACAGAAGCAGGCAGTGACTGGCGGGAGACAGGTCTCCTTGAGTTCTCCTACAAGGCTCTACTCAG CGCCGGCTACCTGACCCTGTACGGAGTGGAGGCCTCACCACGCACCCATGAGAGCCAGGCCCAAGACCGCGCCCACTCAGCTGATGTTTTCCACACCTTCCGCCAGCTGGATCTGCTGCTCCCCAAACTGGCTCGAGGCTCCTTGTCCGTGG GGGATAAAGACCATGCGTGCAGTGTGAAAAACCGCCTGTGGAAGCTGCTGTCCCCAGCCAGACTGGCCTCCAGGGCTGACCGGAGCAGCTGGCTGGAGAGTTATCTGCGACATCTCGAGGAGATGGAGGTGTCAGAGGAGATGCAGGCCCGGGCACTGGTGTTGCAGCTCTGGGCCACACAG GGGAATATGGGACCTGCggccttctggctccttctcttcctcctcaagAATCCGGAAGCACTCACTGCTGTCCACGCGGAGCTGAAACGCACAGTCTGGCAAGCAGAGCAGCCTGTTTCTCAGATGTCCATGCTCCCACAGAAGGTTCTAGACAGCATGCCTGTGCTAG ACAGCGCGCTAAACGAGGCGCTCCGGCTCACAGCCGCGCCCTTCATCACCCGTGAGGTCATGGCGGACCTGGCCTTGCCTATGGCAGACGGGAGGGAATTCTCCCTTCGACGCGGTGACcgccttctcctctttcccttcctgagTCCCCAGAAGGACCCGGAAATCTACACAGAGCCCGAG gtGTTTAAATACAACCGATTCTTGAACCCAGATGGATCAGAGAAGAAAGATTTTTACAAAGATGGGAAACGGCTGAAGAATTACAATATGCCATGGGGCGCAGGGCACAACCAGTGCCTGGGGAAGAGTTATGCCATCAACAGCATCAAACA ATTTGTAATCCTGCTGCTGACTCATTTCGACCTGGAGCTGGGCAGCGGGGACACAGAGGTTCCTGAGTTTGACCTCAGCAGATATGGCTTTGGCCTGATGCAGCCAGAGGAAGACGTGCCCATCCGGTACCGAACCAGGCTGTGA